The DNA region TAAGGAACGGCGATCGATCTTGAACGCACGGGCAAAAGCGACAGCCCCTCTTCTCCAACGAGTGGCTGCACACCGGCGCCGAGGAAAACCACGCCAGTAACCTTCACTCCCGAGATACGGATCTGCTCGGGCGTGACTACATCCATCTTCCCTCTGTAAACACCGCAGGCCAGGCTCTGCTCGTCCACAACGAGAAAATAGCCGCCCGGGGTTTTGAATTCACGCAGCTGGCTCACCGCGCCTCCTCCTGTAAACCAAGGCGGCTCCAGCGATACTGGAGCGAGCCTCTTGAGATACCAAGCGCCCGCGCCATGTGAACCTGATTCCCGCCATGGATGGCATGTGCCTGCAACAGCAGTTTCCTTTCGAGCTCCTCTGTTCGCCGTCGCAGATTCAAAGCGTCTTCCTCGCTACGGTACCATAGCCCGAAATGCAGATCGGACGGTTCAATCCATTCCGTTCTCGTAAGAAAATATGCGGCCTCAATTGTTTCATAAAACTCCTGGAGGTTCCCAGGCCAGTCGTAGCTGGCAATGGCTTTCAGCGAAGCCTCCGATATCTGGATATGCCGCCTGTTAGCAGTAACAAGTCGATCCAGATATCGTTGCGCTTCAAGAGCGAGAAGTTCACGTTGCTGTCGCAAGGGCGGCAAAACAATCCTGTTCTGACTGATTCGCTGGCCGAGAGCCGGGTCAAACTGTCCGGCCGCTATCATGGCATCAAGGTTTCGCGAAGTATCAAAGAGCCAGAAGCGACCATCTCCCGAAATGGCAGAAAGAATGCGCAGCTGCATAGCCGGAGCAAGATTGGCAACTTCTTCAATAATAATGGTTCCACTGCGCTCAATGACCGGTGTAGCCTGGCTCGACCGCAATCTTTCCCCAACGGCATCGCCGAAAAACTCTCGCAGCTGGACCTCCTCGGCGATGCGGCCGGGACGGAAGTGAGCGGTCGAGCCGCCAAAGCGATACTTCTCGATAAACGAAAGGACCTGCTGCCGCCCACTGCCTTCCTCTGACACGATTAGCAGCGGAGACGAACTGCGGAGAATGCCGGGCAACATGCGACCAAGCCAGAGAGGCAGACTATCCAGATCTCGCCTAAGCTGACGCAGATCGGGGACGACAAGCAGACGCAAAAAATCCTCAGAGGGGGCGAAGCCCGGCGGCAGCTCCAGGAGCATCACTACGGAGGGCCGCTCAACACTGTCGAGGAAGAGCCACAGTCCGCAGCCCGGCCTGGAGGCGTGTTCTGAAGGAATCTGGATATACCCGTTTTCAAAGAGAGGGGTCCAGAGCTCCGGCTCTTTTTCGAGGAATTCGTAACGGTAATCCGTAAAGAACCCGCGACTGAAGAGCGGGCGAAACACACCTTGATCGAGAGTGAAAAAATGACAGAGAGAGCCCTCCGGCAATAGAGAGAATCCCCCGGTTCGTTCTGCGTCCACTCCGTGGAAAAAGGAATCGATCAAATCCGACATAGGCCGCCTTCATTATCGGCGATCAGACCAGCAAAAATGATCCGTCATCCCGATTTCCCCGCATGTCGGACATCCGACACATCGGCCGCCACACGAAAGACTCTCACATGTCGGACATCCGACTTTTTGAGCGCGAAAACGAGAATTTCGGTCATTTTTCAAAAAAGGCTTGAGCTCTCCACTTGCGTCAATCTGCTCGAACAGACGTGAAAAAGAGATACTGCATTGCCATCACCAACCAGAAAGGCGGGGAAGGGAAAACCACGACCGCCATCAACCTTTCCTGTGCCCTGGCCGGAATGGGACACAAGACCCTGCTCGCCGACCTTGACCCACAGGCCAACTCGAGCGGCATCTTCGCCAACCCGGACCGACTGGAGCTGAGCCTTTATAATGTTTTCAGCGGAACAAGCACGCTCAAGGAGATCATTGTCGGCACGGAGGTTGAGAACCTGGATCTTGCCCCCTCGAAGATTACCCTTGCCGAAATTGAAAGCGCCGGGGTAAACGTCGATGCCCCCTATGTGATTCGAGACGCCTTTCAGTCAGTCCCCGAATACGATTTCATCATTATGGATTGCCCGCCAAGCCTTTCCATTTTCACCATCAACGCACTGGTGGCGGCCACACACGTTGTCATCCCTGCACAGGCAGAGAAATTCTCAATCGATGGGATGACCGGGTTGCGCAATACAATCAACTCCATTAAACGGCGTATCAATCCCGATCTCGCTATTGCCGGGGCGCTGCTCACACAGCTGAAGCCTAACACAGTCCTGTCGAAAACGATCATGCCGGTCATCTCGGATTTCTTCCCTGTCTTCAAAACCTCAATCTCAGAGGGTGTTGCGATTGGAGAAAGTCATCTCGCCCGGAAGAATATCTTTATGTATGCCCCGGAATCCAGACAGGCAAAGGAATATCTCACATTCACAGAGGAGTTGATCGGTGAGCTCGAAGCATAAAAAATTGGGCGGGCTGGCCGATATCTTCCAGTCAGAGTCCCTGGATGGAGCAATCACAAAGCTTCCCATCGCCCGGATACGTCCATCAGAAGATCAACCGCGTCGGGACAGAACACATGCCGTCGACGAACTGAGCGAGAGTATTCGTCGGGACGGGCTCCTGTCTCCTATCGTAGTGACCAAGGAAGGAGATACCTACAGGGTCATCGCCGGCGAGCGTAGATTCCACGCTGTCAGTCGTCTCGGGTGGAAAGACGTTGAATGCCGGATCATCTCAAGAGAGCAGCGCGACTATTTTCGCATTGCCCTGATCGAGAATCTCCAGCGAGAGAACCTGAACGCAGAAGAAGAAGCCGATGCCCTAATTAAGCTGAAAAAGCAAGAGGACCTGAGCGACCAGGAGCTGGCAAAGCTCGTAGGCAAATCCCGAAACTATGTAACGGAAATCCTCAGTATTGCCACCCTGCCGCCGGAGTATCTTGAAGAATGCCGAAGCCGCGGACTGACTCAGAAGAATTTTCTCATCCAGGCCGTTCAGGCCTTCCGGAAAGGGCGACATGAAGAATTCCTCTCCGCATTCGAAGGCGGAGAGATCCGCACTGTAAGAGATGCAAAGGACTTTAACCAGGAGCGAACGACCACTGTTCGCTCTCATGAAAGGAAAAGCCCCGCAACTAACCCGGCCGCAAATCCGCCTTTAAGGATTGAGAGAAGAGGGGAGCAGATCATCATCACTACTGCAGATGCATCCAGTGCAGAGCAGATAGAAAAGGTTATCCGAAAAGTGCTATCCCGGCCCCCCCGGGACTAAACATGCGTTTCGCCGTCGGGCGGCGGCTACTACATATGCTGCACATCCGTCAAGTACCCAAAAGTACTTGACGGATATTTAGACGACATAATCTTCTTATGTCACATCCCGGCATCCAGGATCCGAAAAACAATAAAAAGAATTCCGGGAAAAAAAAATACCCCTCTTCAGGAGGGGTCGGGGCTTCCATTGGGAATGAATGGTTGGCGACATAATACCGCCCTGTACGGGCATGTCAACCAAAAAGGAGCCCTTCTGCTGACTTTTTTGGAGGGCTATTATGTCCGCTCAGGACCTGCCATATTTTAAGTTCGTTCAAGCATTAATCGATGCAGGATTGTGGGCAAAAATGTCTTCAGCCGCCCGTACTCTGTATCCTGTATTGCTTCGCTTTTCAGACAGACACTTCTCGGCGGTGTATCCGGGCTCCAACCGGCTCCTGCAGCTGACCGGATTTAAGCAGAAATCTTCTTTGCGGAAGGCCCGCGAGGAGCTGATCTCTCTCGGCCTGATAAGTACAACGCCAGGAACGGGGAGGAGTAATACAGTATACCACTTCCGGTTCGACTGGGCATCCCCCAGAGAGGTGCAGGAGCGCCCCCCTGGGGCGCCCGAATCACCGCCCAGAGGGGCGACAGATGACCCCCCGGAGGCATCCCCGGGTGCTTCGCCGTACAACCAGATCCATATATCCATAAACAATAAACCAGAGATTCTTGCTACGGGCAGCCTTAAAGATACCGCAACAAATGTGTGGCAGCCCTTGAACGAGAGGTACGGCGGTGACACCGTCCAGCGCGTACGCAACGAGCTGGATCTTGCCGGCCTTTCATCGGGTCCAGACGATGTACAAAAAATACTGTCCGGCAGCTCTGCCTCTGCCGGTATGTCATCTGGCGAATCGTGGCAGAGCCTCCGAGATTTCCTCAGCGAGAGAATATCGCCCATGAGCCTGGAGCAACTTGACCGAGCTCTTCTACGCGAAGGGGAGGGTGTGCTTGTTTTCAAGAGCACGCTGCCCGAGCATCTGAAGCATCTGCTCGGAAGGGTTGCTCCGCATGTATGCTTCGAGCCAGGAATGGGTTCGCTGCGAAGAGAAATATGGTATCAGGCAGGTAATAACGGATGAGTATTCGTATTTCACACCCCTCGGTCTATCCGTTTCTTGAGGTTCGTTCGGAAGGCAGGGTGCAATTTTCTGATGGCGTCCTGGAGTCGTGGGAAGGGGCGACCGGTGGGGGCGTGCTTTCTCTGACCGGCCTGTTTGGAAGCGACATCTATTTCAATCAGATCAGACTATTGCCTGGAATTGATCCTTCTGTTTTTCCTGCTACTTTTCGCTTCGAGATATCGATGGACGGAAAGATCTGGGAGCCGATCCTTAAAGAAACGGGTTTCGTCGTCGGACCTGTCGCTCCGCAGTGGATCTTCCCGCTTATTAAGGCCCGTTATATCAAGCTTGTCGTAACTGGCGATCAGGGAAAAGAGCTGATCGCCACAGGACGTTTTGAGGTTCTTGTTGCCGGTGTAATCGACATCAAGACGTCAAGTGAGCTCGACAGGCTCTGGGTAAAAGAGAATCTTATCGATGGCAGAGCGGAGTATGGATGGTCGTCGGCTCTGCGTTCTCGCAACCAGGAAGAATCGATTGAGCTTGATCTTGGCTCGGTGAACAGAGTCAGCGAGCTGCGGCTTCTGTCGAAAAACGATGCAGAAACTTTCTTCCCTTCATCGTTTCGTGTTCTCTACAGTGACGACCATATCACCTGGCACCACCTTATAGAAGAAAACGGTTTTTTTGCAGAGCCGGCCACATGGTATCGCTGGAGATTCCTCCCTCTAAACATTCGCTATCTGATCATTCAGATTCGCGAGAACGCAAGAACCCGAGAAGGCAAGTTCATTTCACAGATCGTTGAAGTGGAGCTTTATGCAACGGCGGATCCTGTTGAGCGGCAGGAGAGGGGGTTGCCAGAGCCGGTGCCTCATTCTTCTGTTCTGCGTTCAGGTATCGTTCGCCTGGCCATGGACGGCGAGGTGAAAGAAGGCGTTGTCGTGCAGGGGCATGATCGACGTCTGCGTGCGGCCACGACGGATGCGCGCGGAATCGTAGAGCTCGCCCAGGATGGCGAAGATCGCGAAGGCGTTGTCGTTCAGGGACATGATCGCCGCCTGAAGCCGGCCTCTGAGGATATGCCGGGCATCGTCCGGCTTGCGCGCAACAGAGAACAGCGCGCCGGGCATGCCGTTCAGTCCAGTGATGATCGCCTCAAGAAGGCCACGGTTGATTCTGAGGGTGTTGTGGAGCTGGCCGAGCCAGGCGAGGAGCGCGGCGGCGTTGCCGTTCAGGGTAACGACCCCCGTTTGAAGTACTCGACAGAGAAGTCGCCAGGCATTGTGCAGCTTGCCGGCGACGGCGCAGTTGAGCCAGGTCTTGCCGTGCAGGCATCTGACCACAGGCTGCGGCTTGCGACGACAGAAGCGGTGGGCATCCTGCGCTTTGCAAGAGCCGGCGAGCAGGCGGACTTCGCTGCCGTCCAGGGCTCAGATCCAAGGCTTCACGATGCAACGGCGGAGCGAAAGGGGATCGTGGAGCTTGCAAAGGATGGGGAGGATCGCGAAGGCGTAGTCGTTCAGGGTAACGATCGTCGTCTGCGGCCGGCCTCCGAAGATATGCCCGGAATCGTACGTCTCGCTCCAGGCGGATCAGAGCAGGCCGGCCTTGCCGTCCAGGCCTCAGATCCGCGACTTTCGGATGCGCGGCCCCCTCTTCCGCACAGCCACGAATATGCCGCTCTCGATCACGACTTCAACAGTCATCCGGGGATGATCCGGCTTGAGCGCGCGACAGGAAAGGCCTATGAAGGGCATGTGCCTCCGCCTGTGGATCATGCCCCCGTTACGGGAGTAAACTCAGGAGATGGAGCCGGTGTTGCCGGTAGAGGGCAGGCCGAAGGCGTGATCGGGTTTGGTCATCGCCATGGAGTGCGCGGAATATCCGATAAAGGCTCGGGTTCTGTCGGACAATCTTTCAGCGGAGCAGGGGGCTACTTCAGCTCGGCGCGCTCGTACGACGTCGTTGCCGCCTCGCAGGGAGAGGATGCTCCGGGCCTTTTTGTCGGTGGCTTCGGTCGTCTTGAAGGCGCTCTGTATGCGGGGGCTCAGGCCATCGGCTCTGCCCTTGCCGTCTCACTACCGCTGAATGCCTCTGATGTGATCCTTCCTGGAGATGCGCTGATCGCCTCTGTTGTGGATGGCATGGTGCAGAAATGCCAGCATCGCGGTTCGCCGAAGGTTGTCGGCATCGCCGTCGAGAGTGCCGCCGTTGTGCTGGGGATG from Leptonema illini DSM 21528 includes:
- a CDS encoding helix-turn-helix domain-containing protein yields the protein MSDLIDSFFHGVDAERTGGFSLLPEGSLCHFFTLDQGVFRPLFSRGFFTDYRYEFLEKEPELWTPLFENGYIQIPSEHASRPGCGLWLFLDSVERPSVVMLLELPPGFAPSEDFLRLLVVPDLRQLRRDLDSLPLWLGRMLPGILRSSSPLLIVSEEGSGRQQVLSFIEKYRFGGSTAHFRPGRIAEEVQLREFFGDAVGERLRSSQATPVIERSGTIIIEEVANLAPAMQLRILSAISGDGRFWLFDTSRNLDAMIAAGQFDPALGQRISQNRIVLPPLRQQRELLALEAQRYLDRLVTANRRHIQISEASLKAIASYDWPGNLQEFYETIEAAYFLTRTEWIEPSDLHFGLWYRSEEDALNLRRRTEELERKLLLQAHAIHGGNQVHMARALGISRGSLQYRWSRLGLQEEAR
- a CDS encoding ParA family protein, which produces MKKRYCIAITNQKGGEGKTTTAINLSCALAGMGHKTLLADLDPQANSSGIFANPDRLELSLYNVFSGTSTLKEIIVGTEVENLDLAPSKITLAEIESAGVNVDAPYVIRDAFQSVPEYDFIIMDCPPSLSIFTINALVAATHVVIPAQAEKFSIDGMTGLRNTINSIKRRINPDLAIAGALLTQLKPNTVLSKTIMPVISDFFPVFKTSISEGVAIGESHLARKNIFMYAPESRQAKEYLTFTEELIGELEA
- a CDS encoding ParB/RepB/Spo0J family partition protein translates to MSSKHKKLGGLADIFQSESLDGAITKLPIARIRPSEDQPRRDRTHAVDELSESIRRDGLLSPIVVTKEGDTYRVIAGERRFHAVSRLGWKDVECRIISREQRDYFRIALIENLQRENLNAEEEADALIKLKKQEDLSDQELAKLVGKSRNYVTEILSIATLPPEYLEECRSRGLTQKNFLIQAVQAFRKGRHEEFLSAFEGGEIRTVRDAKDFNQERTTTVRSHERKSPATNPAANPPLRIERRGEQIIITTADASSAEQIEKVIRKVLSRPPRD
- a CDS encoding discoidin domain-containing protein, with translation MQFSDGVLESWEGATGGGVLSLTGLFGSDIYFNQIRLLPGIDPSVFPATFRFEISMDGKIWEPILKETGFVVGPVAPQWIFPLIKARYIKLVVTGDQGKELIATGRFEVLVAGVIDIKTSSELDRLWVKENLIDGRAEYGWSSALRSRNQEESIELDLGSVNRVSELRLLSKNDAETFFPSSFRVLYSDDHITWHHLIEENGFFAEPATWYRWRFLPLNIRYLIIQIRENARTREGKFISQIVEVELYATADPVERQERGLPEPVPHSSVLRSGIVRLAMDGEVKEGVVVQGHDRRLRAATTDARGIVELAQDGEDREGVVVQGHDRRLKPASEDMPGIVRLARNREQRAGHAVQSSDDRLKKATVDSEGVVELAEPGEERGGVAVQGNDPRLKYSTEKSPGIVQLAGDGAVEPGLAVQASDHRLRLATTEAVGILRFARAGEQADFAAVQGSDPRLHDATAERKGIVELAKDGEDREGVVVQGNDRRLRPASEDMPGIVRLAPGGSEQAGLAVQASDPRLSDARPPLPHSHEYAALDHDFNSHPGMIRLERATGKAYEGHVPPPVDHAPVTGVNSGDGAGVAGRGQAEGVIGFGHRHGVRGISDKGSGSVGQSFSGAGGYFSSARSYDVVAASQGEDAPGLFVGGFGRLEGALYAGAQAIGSALAVSLPLNASDVILPGDALIASVVDGMVQKCQHRGSPKVVGIAVESAAVVLGMPDESFSSLAEPFSRPEGRVLVAVAGVVPARVSAEGGPVEPGDLLVSSFQPGCLEKISGRDGGSEPGRIVARSLGTVKKGEALIPVVLRS